The genomic region tTCCATGACTTTGGACTAGAATGTTTTCTTATACATAAAACCAAAAGCACAcccaacaaaaggaaaaatgaattggACCACATTAAAAAAACTTCTGTGATGCAGATGATGTAATcaagaacatgaaaagacaaCAGAAGGCAAGAAGATATGGTAATATATCTGATCAGGTAttggtatccagaatatataaagaactcttaaaacttaatttttaaaaaggacaaataacccaatttaaaaatggacaacatgtttgaatagatatttcttcaaacaaaacatataaatggctaataaacacacgaaaagatgctcggtatcattagccatcagcaaaatgcaaatcaaaaccacggtgATAAAGCTAACatacggaaacaacctaaatgtctatcaatagatgaatggatacagaaaatgTAGTGTATatagacagtggaatattacccagccattaaaaaagaaaagacaaaaatcttgccatttgcaacaacatggacagatgttcagggtattatgctaaggaaatgaatcagacagagaaaggcaaacactGCAAgatctcacttatacgtggaCTCTAAAACCAAAagagctcatagatacagagaacagactggccagggttgggggtgggcaaaTAGGTGAAGGGGGCCAAAAGATACCAAACTTCCAGTGATAAAATAAGTAAGGCTtggggatgtcatgtacagcatagtgactatcATGAGTAaaactgtattgcatatttgaaagttgctaagagagtagatcttgaaagttctcatcacaaaaaaaattgtaactatatatggtgatggatatagtgatcattttgcaaaataaacaaaaattgaatcattatgttgtacacctgaaaatagtatgtgatatgtcaattatacttcaattttattttttaagaatttatttatttgagagaaagagcacaagcatgagcagcagcgaacagcagagggaggagaagcaggcttctcgctgagcagggagcccgatgtggggcttgatcccaggaccctaagatcatgacctgagccgaaggcagatgcttaaccaactgagccacccaggcacccctctatttcaatttaaaaaacacacacacaagaactCACTTCACATCCACGAGGATGGTTATAATCAGAAAGCCAGGTCATAGCAAGCGTTGGTGAGACGCTGGAACACTCACAcattgttgctgggaatgtaaaatggtgcaaccccTTTGCAATACAGACTTGGCAGTTCCACAAGTATTAAGCAGTTACCTATGATCCAACAACTCCACTAGGTTATGTACATACCTGCTAGGTAggtacccaagaaaaatgaaaacgtACATGAATGTTTCATaataaacaaaaagtgaaaaaatcatTAATTGATAAATGGATAGATGAAAATTGGCATatttataccatggaatattattcaataaatagaaatgaagtactgatatatgttATGACATGGATGAGCCCTGAGAACATTATGTTGAGtggaagaagccaggcacaaaagatcCTAtatcccatgatttatttatagGAAGTATCTGAAATAGGctaatctatagagacagaaaatagactaGTGGTTGACATGGCTGGGTATGAGTGGGAATGGGGAGCAACTGCTAAATGGGcataagatttctttttgtaagcatgaaaatattctaaaattaggttAGATGGTTGTCCAAATCTGTGAATataaaaccattgaattatacactttaaatggatgaatattATAGTATTTGAACCTGATCTCAAAAAAGATGTTTTTGAATGGCAAACTTAATCTGCTTCAACCTAGTATATTACATGAATTGGACTCTTACAATATGTCAGGGACTATTCTGGGAATTTAATACAAATTcacttaatccttaaaataatatAGGTATTCTTATtaaacccattttgcagatgagtgaACCAAggctcagataaataaattaccCACTGTCATAGCAAATAAACATTAGAGTCAGAATGTGAACCCAAAGcccatctggctccagagcctgagaATGACCCCCACCCAGTGCTATGGCTGCCTCTGGTTGGTAGTCACTTTTGGAGGGCTTACAAGTATAGTGCTTGGGGGTCAGAGACACAAATTTGAAAGCCTTGGTGCCCACAAGAAGATCACAAGATCACAGCCTGGGAGGAGGCAGATATAATTCGAGGAAATGATTAAGATGCTCTGTGGTCAGTGCTCAACAATGAAGACAGACACATGCTCACCGTGCTTCAGGAACACCCAGGTAATGACCATCcatcctctgttcctccctctgtgcaTGCATGAAAGTATAACAGCACTTACTTGGGACTGGGAGGGCTACCCCGAAACCTGTTCCTTCCCTATTTATTGCCAACTCACCTCATCTAATCCGTTGTTCAGAGAGACTTCCTGGGAGTCATCTTTGATTCAACCTCTATGCCACATTCAATCAGTTCTACCCATTGGACTTCTGAGCCGCATTTTAAATGTCTAGTCCACTCATCTCCAAACCTGTCCCAGCTCATCTGGACCATTACATGGGTCCCTCACAAGTCTCCTTACTCGTATGTTAATCTCCCCACAAAACATTCTGCACACAGCCTTGAGGAGTCCCAGGGAGTAAACTGGAAACAGGCAAAGAGCCCACCAGGTGTGAGAATGGGAATTAgtcggtggcggggggggggggggagtactTAAGAGGTGACATGAACAGCATGGGGCTTCTGTCGACACATCTAGGGTGGGGCGTTTGTGTGTTATCGACAGACTGGTGGGGGCTAGAAGGCCTGGGTTACCTGTGCGTGCAGGCTGTGTCTGGGGACAGGTCACTGACTGCATTTACACAGTGAGCGAAAAAGCCCACGGAAGAAGAGCTTCCCCCTACTGTGTGATGGTCAGCCCTGACAATCCATCCTCACCGCTGTGGACTGTAGCAGATAGGAGTAGGGTGCGGGGGAGGAGATGAACAGAAACATCTCAAGGCCGCTTGCCTTAAGGACCTGAAGGCCCCAGGGGACAGGGGCATCTGGAGAGACAGccagcaaggctgtcactcaCTGGGAGACAAAAAGGTGAAGGGATCCGaagggagctgggggtggagagaggaaaCTGAATGTTGCGAGGCATTTGCCTGGCtcttgtccctggtctccaggAGGAAGTCTCTAAATCCAGTTTCCCAAGTGATAGGAGTGGCTTTGTTATTCCTGATGGGTCCCCGATACTTGGTAGGAACAAGGGACTCCGTGGCCTTGAGAGTAGTTTCAGGATGGGGCTGGCCTTGCCACCTTGGAGGCTGGGGttttgagatggagagaggaaCTAGACTGAGTTCAATTATCTGGCCAGTGAGCCAATCAATCATGCTGAAGGGATGAATCCCAATAAAAAGGCAACACGGAAGCTTGAGTGACCTTCCTGGTTGGTAACACACATCCAAGTGCGAAGAGTCTGCTGTATCCTGACTCTTCAGGGAGGGGACATGGCAGCTTTAAGTCTGGGACCTTCCCAGACCTCGCCCTCTCTTCCTTTTGCCTGGTCCTGATTTCTGTCCTTTTATTGCTATTAATAAAACGGTAAGTacagcactttcctgagttctgggaGTCATTCCAGTGAATTACCGAGCCTGGGGGGAGAGCAGGAACCCCTGAATTTGTACTCAGCAATGGGGTTCAGGAAATGCTACTCCAAAATACGGTGCCTTGGCATGCTGAATATTTTAAGTTGAAGTCTGAGAACGTGGCAGAAACAGGAAGGTCACTTTGACCTCTTTGCCCCTCATCCTTTCAACCTGAAACGAATCACACCCTTCCTTGAGAGGTGCCCTCTCTCTACCCAAGGAAAAGAGATTCCCCTTGTGCAAAGACAGTGAGATGCCAAGAAGAATCCTAACAAACAGGCTTTGCTATGTTTCCCTCAGTGTACAATTAACTACCTCACACGCCTTACCTACCATATTCCATGAGTGTCCACTCCTCATCACATCCACCATAAAAATACAcaagtctggggcacctgggtggctcagtgggttaagcatccgactcttgatctcagctcaggtattgatctcaaggtcatcagttcaagccccgcactgcactccatgctggccatggagcctacttaaaaaaaaaaaaaaaaaaatacacaagtctGTTTTGGGGGGGGTCTTCTGAAGACCCCCCCATGCCACATAAAACTTGTATCACATAAATTTCTATGTTTATCTCCTGTTATTCTATCAGTTTAATTTTTAGACCCAGTCAAGGGCCTAAGAGGGTTTGAAAGGGGACTTCAGCCTCCCCCATGTTGACCTGCCTGCACTTCTTGATTCTTTCCAGCTTCTCTCTTAAACTCAGACAAAACGACCCTGCGGGCAAAGCATCCTGTGATGGGAACCGAGACTACCCCCTCAAGCAGTAACAGCTGTCCTGACACCAGTGAGACCCCACGTGATTGCCCCCAAGACAATGAACGACCtgaccttcactgcccacctgcacGTACCCAccgacctttgtcccacattttcctgaTATAAACCTGAAGTATTTTCGGCACTTCAGAGGCAGTCTTTTGTGACATGAGTCCGCTGTCTTCCCCGGGCTGGCCTCACTGAAATGAATTCGTTTCTTGTTTCCCCACCgctcctctctgcctttggactgaacctggtctgtttgggcCCCTTGGAGCCAGATGCTCTTGTACCCCTTGAACCCCAGTTCCAGGTTGAGGAAAACATTCCTTAGACTGGTCAGAAGGGTGGGGGGGTTGTCTGGGAACCCCTGAGCTTGCAGCTTGTGTCTGCAGAGGAGTCTTGTGGCACACTGTGCCCTTAACTTGTGAAGTCTGGCCTGACCCTGGGTCATCAGTGTTGGAATTTAACATTGCACCAAATAGCACTTTCCACCCCACTGGGGAAAAGGAGGTTGCATCCCGACATGGCATGCTTTGTAAGCCCCGATATAAGGCTGTGTCTTTGTATATCCTACCAGGCCCTCTGGCTAACAGCAACCCGGAAGCCTGGAGAGCCAAGGGCAGCAGATTGAGAAAACGTAAAGGTATGTTCTGCGGTGTCCCTGTCCTAGTTAGAACCACCCTGCCCTGCTCTGATCTTAGGGACCGGGGGATGGTCTCAACCCTCCCCTCTGTGTTTGGTTTCTGGTGGGAACGACCCTATCCTAGTTAAAGGGTGGGGAGTGAAGCTGGTGCTCAGAAAGAGGTGGTAGGGGTACAGAGGAAACCATGTCTTCAGAGGAGGGGTTCTAGAGGGAAACGACAGATTTGGTGACCACCTGGGTTTGGGGACAGCTGTGTTTTACACATTTAGTGAGCAATACACTTGGCACTTTCACATAAATACAGCTGATCTACCAACaacgggtttgaactgcacaggtcacTTACGCATGGATTTTCTTTGATAAACAGAGCATAGAACCGTAaatgtattctctcttccttatgattttttaaataacattttcttttctctagctgagtaagaatacagcatataatacacagaacatacaaaatacatgttaatcaaCTGTTCATGTCATTGGTATCGCTTCCGGTCgacagcaggctattagtaggtaattttgggagagtcaaaagttatacgtggatttttgactgtgcatgGGGGTCAGTGTCCCCAATCCCCTCAACGCTGTTCAAGGCTCAACTGTATCTGGGTTTCTtgattctctgaaaaaaaaatgagaaaacctgTTCCCACAGAGCAATGCCCAGCTAGAGCTAACAATTGCCCTCTCTGGACAGTGTGTGTGCTCCCCACCAGGGCCTCATAGCCGGCCTGCCATTACATCTGCTTTTCTCGCTTATCCAACACCCCTTTGCAGGCTCCAGTAACTACTGCAGCTGGAGAGAATCCTGCGTTCTAGGGCTGCGGTCTATAAAACCCCAGACAAAACAAGTGGAGCAGAGAGGATCTGCTAATAGATTCTGAACATCCATGAAGACAGTGGCTAACTACTTCTGAATTTCTCTAGTAGTCAGATCACCATCATGTGCTCTTTCCAACCACAGGAACCTTCCTGACAGATCAAGGGCTTTATTGTTGGGTGTAAACAGTTTCTGAGCACAGGTTCTGTGCTGGAGTTTCTCCTTTTCCAATTATGGACCCAGTCTGCCTGGTCCTGGGCTCTTCCCTCTGGGCAAGGAGACTCGGAGGCAGGGAGACGTCCCACAGGCTTTCCCAGAATGTGGCCAAAGTCTCAGTAAATAGAATTTAGTGTCCAGTAAAAGCCCAGAAGCAGCTGGGTTTCTTCCACTTCTCACACCTGGCTCTTCTGGAGTCCGTCCCAAGTGAGAAGTTAGTAGAGTCCCTTAAACAAAGTGAAGGATTCAGGGGCCAATTTGCCCAGTGGTCTTCACTGTGCTCTCACACGTCCGGCTTCGTCGTCCCCATTTTGGTCCTGACTTGGCATCTGTAAGTCCAGGCGTCTCAGGGAGCATACAAAGTAGCGAGGAGGCTTGCAGACCAAGTCGAGTTCCTCCTTCCTGGACCCCAGGGCTGGCAGGATTAGCTGGTGGGCGTGCAGGTGAAGGGGGATGTGGCGGGCCTTCGCCTGGTGCAGCCCCAGCTTCTTCAGGGTACCAAGAGACAGCTTCTGTACAAAGACAAGACAGCTTCTTGAGAGCCAGGCCAAGAGCTCGTCCTTGAGCAGTACGCTGGGTCAGAAGTCTTCCACTTAAAGAAACCACCACTAACTGCCCTGGAAGGCACAGCGGTGGACAGCCTGCTTCAGACACATTCCCAGGAAGGGTTCGGAACCCAGGTGAGAGAAAAACCACCACACCTGGGAAGCTCTTATCAGCCAGTTCTCTGGCCTGCCTAGAGAATGGGCTGTAACATCAAGAGATAAGTGTCCACCATAGATCTTCAGCAATAGTAGGAAAGGCTGCCTTTCCTACTATAAGCCTTCAGAAAGTCTCCCCCCGCCTGCCCACAGCCTCCTAACAAAATCTGAGATGAACAAATGAAGCAGAAGGGTTTTGCTAACAGATCCTGCAGCTCCGTAAGAATAGTAGCTATTTCTGTTTAAGCTAGGTAACTAGTATATATAACTAACATAGTACCATATCTGAAGACAATACATCCTTGTGGTGACTCACTTCGGACTTTAACAAGGGGAAAGCATAagctcccccactccccacttagCTGTTGCAGATTGGGTCAAACCAGTATCACCTGGGGGGCCAGCTTAGTCCAGTCTGAGTACTTGTGATCACCAAGGATTGGGCAATCCAGTCCAAAAGACAGATGAACTCGAAGCTGATGTTTTAttcctttaccaaaaaaaaaaaagagagagagagagacaaaaaactTGAGTAGCTACAGAAACCATAGTGTGGGTTACATCTGCTTCTAACCATATTAAATTGAAGCACGATAAGACTGGCAAAGCCCCACCCATAATACGGTTTAAAGAATAACAGAGCAAACTGTAAGCTACTAGGAAAGAAACATTATACACGCTATTAAGCCTCTAAGTTCCCCTCCCTGTCACAGTTCCTTTTCCACCACAGATAACCATTATCATCAACTTGGTATCTCTCcctgctttgcttttgttttgtttttgagagagagagagcacctgtgcaagagaagggggtgggggcagagggagagggaaagagagaatctcaatctcatgaccctgagctcatgacctgagtcaaaatcaagagtctgatgcttaactgacggagccacccgggtgccccctgTTTTTTTAGATAATGTTATATAATGCTAAATAGTAGTGCTTTGCACATTTTTGCACTGTAGCAAAAtattcataacataaaatttaccatcttaagcttttttaaagatttattttgaaacacagcgagagcaagagagagagcatgagcaggggggaggggagagggagaagcagactcctcactaagcaggcagcctgacacgggactcaatcccaggaccccgggatcatgacccaagccgaaggtggacgcttaactgactgagccacccaggcgcccctcatcttagCCAATTTTAAGTGTGTAGTTGTGTGGCGTTACGTACCTTCAcatgtacaaccatcaccaccgcccatctccagaactttttcatcctcCCATACTGAAACTCTGACCCAATTAAACATTCCTTCCcacttcctccagcccctggtaaccactattctactttgtCTCTGAATTTGAGTACTCTAGGTgtctcataaatggaatcatgcaacatTCGTCCTGtgttggtttctttcatttagcataaagtCCACCCACATTGTAGAacatgtcagaattttcttccttttcaagacaTATTCCATCGTATGTccacacattttgtttatccattcatctggcgatggacatctgggttggcCTCACCTTTTCGCTACtgcgaataatgctgctatgaacactggtgtacacattatcttttcaaactcctgctttcaattcttttgggtaatACCCACGAgaattgctagattatatggtaattctatgcttcatttttttgaggaaccgctttgcaaatttttaaataaatgtaagcaAACTATTTATATCTTTCTACTGCCTACTATTTTTAGTCATCCCCGTTGGAGCTCCCAGCCTCGGGTTAGCACCAGAAGCACACTCTCAAACACATGAGCTACAATCCCAGCCCTCTCACCAAACCAGCTGCTCAGAAGAAGGGCAGGACCCAGCACAAGGCCCTGGATGAAGCTcagtggccctgggcttttgccACCCCACTGCAGAAAGGTGGCCTCTCACCGGTAACTGGCTGGAGCTCCACGAGGGCGGAGGACAGAGTGCTGCTGAGCACCTGGTACTGAGTCACAGCCATATGTGCGTTCCGGTTGCTCCGTGCTCTCACTATCTTCCCATCCTCCATGCGGTAGCCTGGGGACAGCGCCATCTAACGCCAAAGAAGTCAAGATATGGTCACAAAGGAAGAGCAGGAAACCCAACCCCCTGGGGATGACAGCTCACCCACCTTGTAGTGCTGCTGCTGACCCTGCACCTCCTTCTCGATGATCGGGATATCCACGACCCCTGCTGGGGGCACCGGGACGTGCACAGTGACGGCCCTGGGCATGATGCACAGACCCTGGCTTAAGCCCTGAGGTGAGGGGGGAGCTCCTCGGGTTTGTCTGCTCAGAGGCTGTAACACTGGACCTTCTGCACTGCTGTGGTCAGTTCTAAAGACGGGAGCATCCCAAGTGATCTCCTGTCACAGCATTTAGCCGGAGAGCTCGACACTAATATCTTTTTTACTACTAATGTATACTAATTACAGACTATttgggaaaacacagaaaaacaaaaaaattgtatttataacaTGGTCTTTCCTTCCAGCCcttaaaaatgaatatgtatagtttttttttttaattttttaaaaaaagatttatttatctgagagagagaaagagagagtgagagcaggtggaggggcagagggagagggaaagagaaacccaagctgactctgcactgagtgtgggtCTCAATCGcacaaccctgacatcacgacctgagGTGAAGCCAAGAGTAGGACGTttagtcaactgagccacccaggcaccgcaaaAATGAGTAtgtatagtttaaaataaaattagggtaATATGGCTTTAtatcctgttttttatttttaaagattttatttattcatttgacacagagaaagagagcaagcacaagcagggggagtggcaggcagagagagagggagaagcaggcccctgctgagcagagaggccgatgcgggactcgatcccaggcccttgggctcatgacctgagccaaaggcagatggttaacccactgagccacccaggcgccctgcatcctgttttttaaaagatggttaaATCCTGACTGTGtatgaaatgaatgaacaagtaaatgaatgaatggaatgaaaAATTCACAGGACCGTACCTGCCTGATTTGCCAGGTAGACAAATAGGGGGGAATTGTGCTCAAAGTCACAGAAACAACCACCACAACTCAATAAACATTCCAGATCACTTTTGTTGGAGGTCTCCTCTCATCATGTCTGAGACAGGTAGAAGACCCTTTAATCTGTCCTTACGCTTATGCCTCTTCTAGGTCAATCACAAAGGAGTCCTCCTGGGTGGCCTATCATAGAATCGCTGACCGAGGGGTCAAAAGCCCATTCATATAACAATTCACAGCCTGGACACCTCACTTCAGGTTGGTAGCTGTTTGGGCTGCTATCTGATATATTTTCTCATACTTAAATTGAGTTTTAACTGCTAGCTCACTCTTCCTAATGACATAACACTACTGCTCCATGAATAGAAACAGGCATTGATTTAAGTAGGTACTAGCTCTGTACaaatgaacaagacaaaaatcccCACTCTCAAGGAATTCAAAGTGTAGTAAGAAGATTCAAACAAAGAACTATAACAAGTCACTACCACAGTAAGTCAGCAAATGCTAATCAGTTGCCTCCTATGTCCTACTTCGAACTTCTACTTCCTACACCTGGTATTTAAGGCCATCATTAACTAGGTTCGAGTCTACCTTTCCAGCATTATCTGTCACCATTCCCCCCTCCAAACTAGACTGTGTGCTTTATTCCTTTGTGAATGCCATTCCCACAATCTATAACACAGTTCTCCATCTTGTCTATCAAATCCTATTCATTCAACACACAATTAATGGATTTCAGTTCCTCCATGAAGCCTGATGCTGAGAATGGTTACCAAGTCTAAACGTTCATAAACAATTTTCACAAATAatataacactttttaaaaaagatttatttattctaggggcgcctgggtggctcagtcagttaggcgtctgccttcagctccggtcatgatcctggggtcctgggatcgagtccccctgcatcaggctccttgctcagcagggagtctgcttctccctctccctctgtgctctctctcaagtaaataaataagatcttaaaaaaaaaaagggagtctttttaaatctttttttaaaaaaagatttagtctagagagagagcatgaaagagagagagaatgcgcacatgagcaagcaggaggaggggcagagggagagagagaaagaatcctggaGCTCAacgtgggccttgatctcatAACCTTGATCTCataatgagatcatgacctgaggcaaaatcaagagtcagctgctcaactgactgagccactcaggcaccccaacacttTCTGACAGACTTGTATTTGGATTACTAGGATACATAATAATAGTCTCAATTTTCAGTCTTTCAGCTCTTAGTATGAGCTAGGTACCATGTTAAACAATTCAtatgcattgtctcatttaactCTCTCCTCAACtccattattctcatttttcctaagaagacaaAGCTTAGAGAAATTTAATAACGTGCCTAAGGACCTGCAATGGTAAACAGCACAGCTGACAGCTGAACACGGATCTTGTTGAGCTCTTAGTTACTATGCTAAACTTCTTCCATTATCTGTAATCTCTTATTATGGTGGTTCTTATATTTGATTCCACAGCAGAGTCATTTGTGGAGCTTTTAAGAAATATAGATGCCCACACCCATCAGGCTTATGAATCAGGACCTCTGTGGGGGGGGTCTTggcacagaaatttttttaaagcctcccAAGATCACAAAGTAGCTGCAAAATCTATAATACAAAAAGGACTaacatcaaaaagataaaaagtacttacaaatcaaacagaaaataataaatagccCAACAGAAACCgggcaaaagaaataaacagtttattcacagaaagagaaactcaggggcgcctgggtggctcagtcgttaagtgtctaccttcggctcaggtcatgatctcaggactggaatcgagccccgtatcgggctccctgctccgcggggagcctgcttctccctctcccactcccctgctcgtgttccctccctcactgtgtctctctctgtcaaataaataaataaaacctttaaaaacaaaaaaagagaaactcaaaaaacatgaaagggaaacaaaaaacatGAGAAGCCAATAGACATGCAAATAACATCACTAGTACAcagggaaaaacatttttttttgtcatcataGTGGCAAACCCAAAAAATGTGTTGGTCAGCTATAAGGGGAGGCAGGTCCTCACTACTCTAGTGGGAGAAAACCTGGCCTACCTAATAGTAGTAACTATCCAAATATGAAATgtgtgaggggagcctgggtggctcagttggttaagtgtctggctctcgatttcagctcaggtcatgatctgggggtcctgggatggagccccatgtcaggctccacactcagctgggattctgctggagattctctctccctttccatctcccactgccccttccctggctcatgctcacactcactcactctttctctcaaataaataaatcttaaaaaaacaaaacaaaacaaaataaaaacccaccatcaccaccaacaaaaaaacaaatattaaatgtgtGTACCCTTCAACTTAGCAGATTCCTATTTTTAGGAATCTGTCTTAAAGATATAATCACCTATTCTTTGCAATAGACTCTGAAAAATGGGAAGTTAACTAAATATCCCAATAAGGAAGTTATGATAtaccatacaacagaatactattaAGCTCTAAACGTACATGTAAAATGCTCTCCAAGATATATTGCCCAAGTGAAAAAAAGCAGGATGCAAAGCACTGCAAAATACACTGCCATATAATAATTCACTTACACATGCTTTGTATGACCCTGGAAATTTACACAAGACGGTAGAATAGTGATTGCCTCTGGGGAAGAAAACTGAGTAGATGGGGGACAGGAGTAGGTTTGTTTTGTTAGTGTAtctttcttctattaaaaaaatggagGTAAACCTATATGCACTAACATTAAAAGATCTCTAAGACACAA from Zalophus californianus isolate mZalCal1 chromosome 11, mZalCal1.pri.v2, whole genome shotgun sequence harbors:
- the RPUSD4 gene encoding mitochondrial RNA pseudouridine synthase RPUSD4, whose translation is MAAPSCNAPGLWVRGSKQRLGSLFSLISKPFCSVAAASGTVSAQRLAEKLRAQKQEQKTKKQPVPTSPVQRRVQELVRFTQQLQRVHPNVLAKALSRGIVHQDKDLVVINKPYGLPVHGGPGVQLCISDVLPILAKILHGHKAESLHLCHRLDKETTGVMVLAWEKEVAHQVQELFRTRQVAKKYWAVTVHVPVPPAGVVDIPIIEKEVQGQQQHYKMALSPGYRMEDGKIVRARSNRNAHMAVTQYQVLSSTLSSALVELQPVTGIKHQLRVHLSFGLDCPILGDHKYSDWTKLAPQKLSLGTLKKLGLHQAKARHIPLHLHAHQLILPALGSRKEELDLVCKPPRYFVCSLRRLDLQMPSQDQNGDDEAGRVRAQ